One Betaproteobacteria bacterium DNA segment encodes these proteins:
- a CDS encoding AraC family transcriptional regulator, with amino-acid sequence MDALSDVLRAVRLSGAVFLNAEFSAPWCVEGRAERSLCADFLPSSQRVVSYHLIVEGSCWARLADDDTSALRLSAGELLVVPQGETHVMGSVLDLPRTPSAALLADQLDTPPGDVMRLTYGGGGEKTRVVCGFLACDEALSNPLLASLPRIFKVDVRNSSGSAWLESSLRFASEEAAVSRPGSATVLGKLSELLFVEAVRRCIDTLPADEKNWLAGLRDRFVGRALSLLHSQPAHAWTVDELARKVGLSRSALAQRFTDFLGQPPMQYLARWRLQIAAQQLRDGEKSLADVAEHVGYDSEAAFNRAFKREFGMPPASWRRSEIRSKGLRTDAEG; translated from the coding sequence ATGGATGCCTTGTCGGACGTTCTTCGCGCTGTGAGGCTCAGCGGCGCCGTCTTCCTGAACGCGGAGTTCAGTGCCCCGTGGTGCGTGGAAGGCCGGGCAGAGAGGTCGCTTTGCGCCGATTTTCTGCCGAGCTCGCAACGAGTGGTCTCCTATCATCTGATTGTGGAGGGATCATGCTGGGCACGGCTTGCCGATGACGACACCTCCGCCCTGCGGCTTTCCGCCGGCGAGCTCCTGGTGGTCCCGCAAGGCGAGACGCACGTCATGGGCAGCGTGCTCGATCTGCCGCGCACACCGTCGGCCGCCCTGCTGGCCGATCAGTTGGATACCCCTCCCGGGGACGTGATGAGGCTGACTTACGGCGGAGGAGGAGAGAAGACGCGGGTGGTGTGCGGGTTCCTCGCCTGCGACGAAGCGCTGAGCAATCCCCTGCTGGCTTCGCTGCCGCGCATTTTCAAGGTGGACGTGCGCAACAGCAGCGGATCCGCCTGGCTCGAATCATCGCTGCGCTTCGCTTCGGAGGAAGCGGCAGTTTCGCGACCGGGCAGCGCGACGGTGCTGGGCAAGCTCTCCGAGCTGTTGTTCGTCGAAGCGGTGCGTCGCTGTATCGATACATTGCCGGCGGACGAGAAGAACTGGCTCGCGGGATTGCGCGACCGCTTCGTCGGCCGCGCGCTGTCGTTGCTGCATAGCCAGCCCGCGCATGCATGGACGGTCGATGAGCTCGCGCGCAAGGTGGGATTGTCGCGCTCCGCGCTGGCCCAGCGCTTCACCGATTTCCTCGGGCAGCCGCCCATGCAATACCTGGCCCGCTGGCGCCTGCAGATCGCCGCTCAGCAACTGCGTGACGGTGAAAAGTCGCTTGCCGACGTGGCGGAACACGTGGGCTACGATTCGGAGGCGGCATTCAACCGCGCCTTCAAACGTGAATTCGGCATGCCTCCGGCAAGCTGGCGTAGGAGCGAGATCCGGAGCAAAGGCCTTCGCACGGATGCTGAAGGTTAA
- a CDS encoding methyltransferase domain-containing protein, protein MSAVISTSPPAIDLAAVKTRQQAAWSTGNYAVVGTTLQIVGENLCEALDLRAGSRVLDVAAGNGNATLAAARRWCDVTSTDYVSSLLESGRARAQAEGHTIQFQEADAENLPFPDASFDAVMSTFGVMFTPNQDKAASELARVCEPGGRIGLANWTPESFIGQLFKTIGKYIPPAPGVKSPALWGTKARLGELFGKTANEIRTTSRQFTFRYRSPAHWIEVFRTYYGPMNKTFGALDAGKQAAFTRDLQALMERDNRSGDGTLVLPSEYLEVVIERK, encoded by the coding sequence ATGTCCGCAGTCATTTCCACTTCCCCACCCGCCATTGATCTCGCCGCCGTCAAGACCCGCCAGCAAGCCGCCTGGTCCACGGGCAACTATGCCGTCGTGGGCACCACTCTGCAGATCGTCGGCGAGAACCTTTGCGAAGCGCTCGACCTGCGCGCAGGCAGCCGCGTGCTCGACGTCGCCGCCGGCAACGGCAATGCCACGCTTGCGGCCGCGCGCCGCTGGTGCGACGTGACCTCCACCGATTATGTGTCCTCGCTGCTCGAGTCCGGGCGAGCGCGGGCGCAGGCCGAAGGCCACACGATCCAGTTCCAGGAAGCCGACGCCGAGAACCTGCCCTTCCCCGACGCGTCGTTCGACGCGGTGATGTCCACCTTCGGCGTGATGTTCACCCCGAACCAGGACAAGGCGGCGAGCGAGCTCGCGCGCGTCTGCGAGCCCGGCGGCCGGATCGGCCTGGCGAACTGGACTCCCGAGAGCTTCATCGGACAACTGTTCAAAACGATCGGCAAGTACATCCCGCCCGCGCCGGGCGTCAAATCCCCGGCACTGTGGGGCACGAAGGCAAGGCTCGGGGAGCTCTTCGGCAAAACCGCGAACGAGATCCGCACGACCAGCCGCCAGTTCACCTTCCGCTATCGCTCGCCGGCACACTGGATCGAAGTGTTCCGCACCTACTACGGCCCGATGAACAAGACTTTCGGCGCGCTCGATGCCGGGAAGCAGGCTGCCTTCACCCGGGACTTGCAGGCTCTCATGGAGCGCGACAACCGCTCGGGCGACGGCACGCTGGTGCTGCCGAGCGAGTACCTCGAAGTCGTGATCGAGCGGAAGTAA